Below is a genomic region from Catenuloplanes atrovinosus.
CTGCGCCTGGTGACCGCGTCCGCCGCCACCATCGGCGGGCTGGCGACCGCGCTCAACCGTGATCGGGTGGCCGCACCGGGAGAGCCGCACACCCACTGCGCCACCACCCAGCTCACCTCGGCGGGCGCACCGCTGGTGGCGCGGGCGACCGCCGCTGGCGCGCTGACCCCGGGCGTGACGATCTCCGACCTGCTGACGCTGGTCACCGGCATCTCGCTGGCCGCGGCGCCGCACCCGGACCCGGCGGCGGAGGCGGAACGGCTGCTCGCCCTCACCGTCGCCGGCATCAGCCCGGTGCCATGACGGCTGTCCACGCGTCGTACCGCGGTGGTGGGATCGGTACATGGCTCTGATCGCGTACGACAGCGCGGACGCGGCGGCGTTCGAGGCGAACCGGCATCTGCGGGACGACGACCTCGCCACCTGGCGGGCGGCGATCGGCCGATATCTGCGGCCGCAGCCGGGGATGCGCCTGCTCGACCTGGGATGCGGGACCGGGAGCTGGGCGCGGGCGTTCCGCGACTGGTGGCCCGGCGCCGACGTGGTGGCGGTGGAGCCGGCGGCGGCGATGCGCGAGCGCGCGGTGTTCCGGCCGGTCCTCGCCGGTAGCGCCGAGGACATTCCGCTGGCGTCCGGCAGCGTCGACGCGGTGTGGCTGTCCACGGTCGTCCACCACATCGCCGACCTTGGGGCGGCCGCCCGGGAGATCCGGCGGGTGCTGCGGCCGGGCGCGCCGGTGCTGATCCGGTCCGCGTTCGCCGGGCGGCACGGGGCGATCAGCCTGTTCCGCTGGTTTCCGGAGGCGGTCGCGGTGCTCGACCGGTACCCGAGCATCGCCGGCGTCGAGGCCGCGTTCGCCGGCGCCGGGTTCGCCACGGCCGGCTGCGAACCGGTCCCGCAGGTGTCGGCCCCGTCGCTGGCGGAGGCCGTCGCCGGGCTGCGCCGTGCCGCGCACACCCCGTTGCAGCTGATCAGCGACGACGCGTACGCGGCGGGGCTGGCCCGGATGCGCGCTGCCGCGCTCACCGAGCGTGGGCCGGTGGTGGACGCGCTCGATCTGCTGGTGCTGCGCTGAGCCGTCAGCCGATCGCGGCGAGCACGGGTCTGCGGCCGGCCGGTACGCGGGTGAACGGGACCGGCCAGGACGCCCGGCTGCCACACCGGTCGGCGGGGGCGCAGACCGCGTGGTACATGGCGTCGGCGGAGCCCAGCGGCAGGGACGCGAGCACGGCCGCGACGTGCAGCGTGCCGCCGGTCTCGGCCGTGGCGATGCTCAGGTAGCCCCACTGACCGCCGGGGATCGTGCCGGCGACCGTGGGCAGGGAGATCATCTGCTCCCAGCCGCCGTCGGCGCGGCGCGCGGTGTAGCGGAGGCCCTGCGTGCCCGAACGCGCGAGCAGGTGGAATCGGCCGGCCGCCACCGAACCGCTGAGCTGCTGGAACTGATGGTCTTTGGGGTTGCCGGTACGCCGCTGCACGTCCTCGAACCGCGTCCACCGCGCGGCCTCGAGGCGGCGGGCGTGGAAGAGGCCGTTGTCGATCGTGGAGACCGCGAGGTGCAGGTCGGGGCCGTCACCGGCGATGGTCACGTCCGTGACGTAGCCGGGGTCGCCGGCGGTGGTCCGCTTGACGTCGGTGAAGGCGGACCAGGTCCCGTTCGCGTGGCGGACCGCGTGGTACAGGCCGGTGCTGCCGAGCACGGCGAGGTGGAGCTCGCCGTTCGCGTGCGCCACGGCGACACGATGCAGGGTTCCGGCGTCGTTGCCGCGCGGCACCGCGTCCTTGACGTCGGTCAGCGGCGCGGACCACGTGCCGTTCGCCCGCCGGATGCCGTGGAACGCGCGCCCGGCGTGATTGATCGTCACCACCTGCAGTTCCCCGCCGATCGTGACGGTGGCCATGTCCCGGTGCGCGCGGTTGGCGCCCCAGGGGGCGGGAGCCGCGAATGGCGTCCAGCGGCGGTCGCGTCCGCGCATGCCGTGCAGCACCGTGCCGTCCCCGTCCGCGATGACCGCCTGTAGGTCTCCGGGCGCCGCCCGCGCCGCGTTCGGCATCAGCAGGACGGCCGACAGCAC
It encodes:
- a CDS encoding class I SAM-dependent methyltransferase, with protein sequence MALIAYDSADAAAFEANRHLRDDDLATWRAAIGRYLRPQPGMRLLDLGCGTGSWARAFRDWWPGADVVAVEPAAAMRERAVFRPVLAGSAEDIPLASGSVDAVWLSTVVHHIADLGAAAREIRRVLRPGAPVLIRSAFAGRHGAISLFRWFPEAVAVLDRYPSIAGVEAAFAGAGFATAGCEPVPQVSAPSLAEAVAGLRRAAHTPLQLISDDAYAAGLARMRAAALTERGPVVDALDLLVLR
- a CDS encoding TetR/AcrR family transcriptional regulator, producing MTGQRADARRNYALLLAVASEAVAAHGADASLEQIARTAGVGSGTVRRHFPTRHALLAAVFRERVESLCAAARDLSGRLPAREALLEWLRLVTASAATIGGLATALNRDRVAAPGEPHTHCATTQLTSAGAPLVARATAAGALTPGVTISDLLTLVTGISLAAAPHPDPAAEAERLLALTVAGISPVP